A region from the Mycolicibacterium phlei genome encodes:
- a CDS encoding TetR/AcrR family transcriptional regulator encodes MPTAKTARPRRGRGSISADEIINGAMEVAAQVSIEHLSMPQLAKHLGVGVTSIYWYFRRKDDLLDAMTDRALEEFEFTDPTISAANWREALREHALTMRRRFLADPILCDLVLIRGQYGHRAMYGALQKLEQPIRALVDAGLTLDQAVETYGAISVHIRGSVVLERLQERTEGFPEQVAGQDRYIGLADDTDFAFILDSILDYAAALIAAT; translated from the coding sequence GTGCCCACCGCCAAGACCGCACGCCCACGCCGGGGCCGGGGATCCATCAGCGCCGACGAGATCATCAACGGCGCAATGGAAGTCGCGGCGCAGGTGTCGATCGAACATCTGAGCATGCCGCAGCTGGCCAAGCATCTCGGAGTCGGCGTCACCAGCATCTACTGGTACTTCCGGCGCAAGGACGACCTGCTCGACGCGATGACCGACCGCGCGCTCGAGGAGTTCGAGTTCACCGATCCGACGATCTCGGCGGCCAACTGGCGCGAGGCGCTGCGCGAGCACGCGCTGACGATGCGGCGGCGGTTCCTCGCCGACCCCATCCTGTGCGACCTGGTGCTGATCCGCGGGCAGTACGGGCACCGCGCCATGTACGGGGCGCTGCAGAAACTCGAACAACCGATCCGGGCACTGGTGGACGCCGGGCTAACCCTCGACCAGGCCGTCGAGACCTACGGGGCGATCTCGGTACACATCCGCGGCTCGGTGGTGCTCGAGCGACTTCAGGAGCGCACCGAGGGCTTCCCGGAGCAGGTCGCGGGTCAGGACCGCTACATCGGCCTGGCCGACGACACCGACTTCGCGTTCATCCTCGACAGCATTCTCGACTACGCCGCGGCGCTGATCGCGGCTACGTAA
- a CDS encoding cytochrome P450, which produces MESPVQDVASIEAAELLRNPYPFFAKKRQETGGVFRGSVMDWSKAPEAMPENIFAAVSFDAVNRVFRDGKVFNSHIYDHTIGLFIGPTILAMEGKKHWDHRNLVSSAFKSKSLARWEPEIVRPVVNSLIDEFIDKGEADLVRDFTLEFPTRVITRLLGLPEEDLPWFRQRAVELISYHVKYKRAFEASEALKEYFLQQIDKRRSKPTPDIIGDLVTAEIDGEKLSDESIYSFLRLLLPAGLETTYRSSGNLLYLLLTHPDQFRAVQENRELVANAIEEGLRYETPLTTVQRYASEETELAGVTLPKGSIIDVCIGSANHDENRWERPEEFDIFRKRVPHISFAAGEHTCMGLHLARMETRVALESLLDRLSDITLVTDDNPRIWGQPFRSPTALPVTFRPAG; this is translated from the coding sequence GTGGAAAGTCCCGTTCAGGACGTCGCCTCCATCGAGGCGGCCGAGCTGCTGCGCAACCCCTATCCCTTCTTCGCCAAGAAGCGACAGGAGACCGGCGGAGTGTTCCGCGGCAGCGTCATGGACTGGTCGAAGGCACCGGAGGCCATGCCGGAGAACATCTTCGCCGCAGTGTCTTTCGACGCGGTGAACCGGGTCTTCCGGGACGGCAAGGTCTTCAACTCACACATCTACGACCACACCATCGGCCTGTTCATCGGCCCCACGATCCTGGCGATGGAGGGCAAGAAGCACTGGGACCACCGCAATCTGGTGTCCTCGGCGTTCAAGTCGAAGTCGTTGGCGCGCTGGGAACCCGAGATCGTGCGGCCCGTCGTCAACAGCCTGATCGACGAGTTCATCGACAAGGGCGAGGCCGACCTGGTGCGTGACTTCACCCTCGAGTTCCCCACCCGCGTGATCACCCGGCTGCTGGGGCTGCCCGAGGAGGACCTGCCGTGGTTCCGCCAGCGGGCCGTCGAACTCATCAGCTACCACGTCAAGTACAAGCGCGCGTTCGAGGCCTCCGAAGCGCTCAAAGAGTACTTCCTGCAACAGATCGACAAGCGTCGGTCCAAGCCGACCCCGGACATCATCGGCGATCTGGTCACCGCCGAGATCGACGGGGAGAAGCTCAGCGACGAATCGATCTACTCGTTCCTGCGGCTGCTGCTGCCCGCCGGGCTGGAGACCACGTACCGGTCGTCGGGCAATCTGCTCTACCTGCTGCTGACCCACCCGGACCAGTTCCGGGCGGTGCAGGAGAACCGGGAGCTGGTGGCCAACGCCATCGAGGAGGGTCTGCGCTACGAGACGCCGCTGACCACGGTGCAGCGCTACGCGTCGGAGGAGACCGAACTCGCCGGCGTGACACTGCCGAAGGGCTCGATCATCGACGTCTGCATCGGGTCGGCCAACCACGACGAGAACCGCTGGGAGCGACCCGAGGAGTTCGACATCTTCCGTAAGCGGGTGCCGCACATCTCGTTCGCGGCCGGTGAGCACACCTGCATGGGACTGCATCTGGCGCGGATGGAGACCCGCGTCGCACTGGAGTCGCTGCTCGACCGGCTGTCCGACATCACCCTCGTCACCGACGACAACCCGCGCATCTGGGGTCAACCGTTCCGGTCCCCGACGGCACTGCCCGTGACGTTCCGGCCCGCCGGCTGA
- a CDS encoding coniferyl-alcohol dehydrogenase gives MAEQRRIVVVGAGSGIGAAAATHFYERGDHVLAVDVRDQQTPASEYARCDLRDPASIRELLDGIGSGWDMLAHVAGVPGTAPPGDVLKVNYLGMRLVAEGMLPRLRRGGSIVAVASTAALGWDQRVDVLNGLLELTDPDAVEQWQAGQPPDYPVYSTSKQAVILYVRRLAGPAWAKYGVRVNTVSPGPVETPILTDFEQTMGKEILDACKATVGRHASVDDIVPAIAFLGSPEAGWINGQDLQVDAGFITGMTAGTPVQLG, from the coding sequence ATGGCAGAGCAACGCAGGATCGTCGTCGTCGGCGCCGGTTCGGGTATCGGCGCGGCGGCCGCGACACACTTTTACGAGCGCGGCGACCACGTGCTGGCCGTCGACGTCCGCGATCAGCAGACCCCGGCCAGCGAGTACGCCCGCTGCGACCTCCGCGACCCGGCCAGCATCCGTGAGCTGCTCGACGGGATCGGGTCGGGCTGGGACATGCTCGCCCACGTCGCCGGCGTCCCCGGCACCGCGCCGCCCGGTGACGTGCTCAAGGTGAACTACCTCGGCATGAGGCTGGTCGCCGAGGGAATGCTCCCGCGACTGCGCCGGGGCGGCTCGATCGTCGCCGTCGCCTCCACCGCGGCGCTCGGCTGGGATCAGCGCGTCGACGTCCTCAACGGGCTGCTCGAGCTCACCGACCCGGACGCCGTCGAGCAGTGGCAGGCCGGCCAGCCGCCGGACTATCCCGTCTACAGCACCTCCAAACAGGCGGTGATCCTCTACGTCCGCCGCCTCGCCGGTCCCGCATGGGCGAAATACGGCGTACGGGTCAACACCGTCAGCCCCGGACCGGTCGAGACACCGATCCTCACCGACTTCGAGCAGACCATGGGCAAGGAGATCCTCGACGCGTGCAAGGCCACCGTCGGCCGGCACGCGTCGGTCGACGACATCGTGCCGGCGATCGCGTTCCTCGGCTCCCCGGAGGCCGGGTGGATCAACGGCCAGGATCTCCAGGTCGATGCGGGCTTCATCACCGGGATGACCGCCGGCACCCCTGTCCAGCTGGGATAA